DNA from Rubripirellula lacrimiformis:
ACCGGTGGAGCCGAGCAGGGGTGACGATTGACCAATCATCGGCCGGGCAATTGGAATGAGGTCGTGATTCTTTAAATGCGGTGATGCGATCAATCGCAATTGCGGCGACCTGCAAACACGATTCAACGTGCAGGGAATTCACTCGCTACTTGTCAAACGTAGATGACGGCATTTCGGAGTTCAGCCAGTGTGGTCTGGAAACACAACGCGTCGATGTCACGAACGAGCTGTGAGGGTGGATGTTTCTCCGTCCAGAAGATGATGCCGGCGTGCTCGTGCCCTTGGTCGGCGATACGCAAAAAATCGCGGTCGCGGGTTACAAGAACTTTAGCGTGCTTTCGGCAGTATTCCACATGGTCAAGATCGGTGGCTCCGCGAAGTTCGGCCTCATGGGTGGTCGTACACTCACGATCAAGTCGGCGGAGTCCGTGTGCGACACGCTCGGGAATGCACTCGTCAAGGTGAAACTGGATCGCCGCTTGCGTCATGGCTCCTCGCTACAAATGGCCATCGGACCGCAACGCTGTGGCCGGTACCACTCATCAAGTCTGAAAGTGACTCGTCATCTCGAATGGCTTTCTGGATTTGCTCGCGGTTTTCAAAGTAGTAGGCGAGGGCCGCGTGCACTTGTGCCACGCTGATGAAATCGTAGTCCGAAGCGATTTGTTCGGCCGTATGACCGAAGCGCTGATGATCGATCACGATGTCCTGGACGCGAAGTCGAGTTCCACGAATGAACGCACGTGGATCGCCTGCCCGGTTAGAGCGGATCTCGATGTATCTATCTATCAAGTCGGTCATGATTCGACCGTAGAGTAAAAATGCGAGCGAGTCAAAATAAATCGCAAGGAGCAACGACGGCGAAAACGGGACAGCCACCTTGGCGAGTTGAGCTCCGAACAACTCGCGATCTCAATTTCCGGACCTCAGGGATCTTGCTTTCCGACTGCCAAACCACCGAGTTTTCATATTGCTGCGTAATCTTTTTTTGCTCGTGGCGCTGGTGTTAAATATGTGTTTAGTAGGTGTTACGAGTTAGCGAATCGGGTGTAACGCTCTGAATCGACTGCAAAAAATTTCCCGCCCGGTGTGTGAAGTGTCGTTATTCGGTGTGTGAAGTGTCGTTCGCCGGTGTGCAAAGTGGGACTCATGTTCGGCCCCAGTGTGTGAAATGTCGTTTCCGGTGTCTGAAGTGTCGTTTCTGCTTGACGTGGTGTGTGAAATGTCGTTCCATGAACTATGAACGAAGTCTCCGAGTCGGTCAAAGATCGATCGCCACTGTTACCTGACCGACATCCGACACCGGACCTGTTCATCTGTGACATCGTGGATGCCGCGCCGAAAGGCGACATGGCCAGCATGGAGCATCCAGTGTTCAGTCTGTCGACCAAGCCCGACCTTCGCGTCCGGCGATACGACCACAATCAGTCGTGGATCGAGATCAAGCCTTCGGCCGACGGATTGGCAACCATCCATGATCGCGACATCCTGATCTACTGCATCAGCCAACTGGTAGCCGCGATGAACGAGGGCAGGGAGCTTTCCCAAAACGTTCGCTTCAAGGGCATCGAACTGTTAACAGCAACCAACCGAATGACCACCGGTCGCGGATACGACCTCCTTCGCTCTGCGCTGGAGCGACTGGCGGGAACCCGGATCAGCACGAACATCCTGACGGGCGACAAAGAGATCATTCGCGGCTTTGGGTTGATCGACAGCTACGAGATCGTCCGTGAAACGCGAGACGGCCGGATGCAGGAGGTCGAAATCAAGCTGTCCGACTGGGTTTTTAACGCAATCAGATCGCGTGAAGTGCTGACACTTCACCGAGACTACTTTCGCCTGAGGCGACCAATTGAAAGAAGGCTGTACGAGCTGGGCCGCAAGCATTGCGGGCGACAGCGGGAATGGCGAATCTCGTTGGACTTGCTGCGAAAGAAATGCGGATCGGGTTCAACACTGAAAGAGTTCAAGCGACTGATCGGCAAAGTGATTTCCGACGACGAAAAAAACAATCACATGCCAGACTATCGGATCCGGTTCGACGACCAGTCAACCAGTCGGGCAGACATCGTCATCTTCGAGAGTAGGGGGAGCATACCGGCGATCGGCAAGAACGGCGGCAAGCCGGTCGTTGTTCCCCCGCTAGATCCCGACACCTACCACGCTGCCCGACTGGCCGCGCCGGGCTGGGATGTCTACGAACTTGAGCGACAGTGGCGAAGCTGGCTGGTCATGTCGGATGCCGAGGCGCCCAGAAAGCACGACGCGGCGTTTCTCGGCTTTTGCCGAAAGTGGCAGTCGAGAAAACAGTCACCCGCGAATTCTACGCCAGGGCAGAGTTGGGGATCGAAAGGCTGAGTAGAAAAAAAGTGCTTCATCGCCAATTTAAAAGCACTGGAAGGAAGATGGTTAAAAAATAAAAACCCAACAATTTCATCATGTACGGCAGCTCGGAACTGCAAAACATTCGAAACATCCAAAGCGTCATTCGCGCTAAACCCTCTGCCTTAAACGGTAACCGTTCACGAGTCGGTGCAAGGATTTTGCAAATCGATCTTGATTGGGATCGCCGTTTTCGGTCCCAAAACTCGCATGCGTTAGATCCGGCCAGAACTCGAAGCCGAAACGACGCCCGCTGTCAAAGCGATCGTCTTGGCGTTGCTTGGCCAGATGTGTCGTTTGACCAAGCAGGTGCCGGTCAGCGGCTTCGTTCTGTTCGATTCGATCCTGATGAGCTTCGCGATCTTTATCGAGAAACTGGTCAGTCAAATCCGCTTGATGTCGGTAAACCCGGCCCCGCTGTTTCAGCGATTGCAATGGGTGCAACCAATTGAAACGCGGTTCGCGGTAAGACATTTTCTCGACGACGCCCTGCCTTGACACTCGGCCAGGTTCAGGGCGACGGGGTTGGTTCTCATCGCTTCGCAGCGACGACAATCCGGAGGAACGACGTGTTATGATTAGATTTCCGTGGAAACGTCGGCAAACTTGTGGCTAACCCTAACGGATCGTTCTCGAAGGTACTGCGTCTATCTTCTCCACATTTTTTGGAATTGTTCATGGATAACCAACCGGAAGATCGTCCCATCGATTGGAACTCGCTTTTGGATTGGGATAAGGCGATCGACGAAGCGATGCAGAAAGGCCGCTTCCGTTGGAGCCGAAGTGCCGAGCGGAGCAAAAGCCTGGAAGAAGTTGCGAACAGCAGTGTTCGGAGCACGCTACGTCAGGCAAAAGAAATGAGCGTCACCGAAGAAGAGGAACTTCGAAAGCTGTTTGAAAAGACGTTTAAGCGTCATCACGACACAGCGACTCACGCTTATCGCACTGGACAAGGCAAGTCCGCAACGTTCTCCGCTTTATCCACCGACGAACAAGATTTCGGTTCGCAAATTGATGGCAGCTCCTCCACCGATAGTACGCGACCGTTTCCCCTGTGGCTTACTGAGAGACTTGAGGCATTGGACGATGTTCACCACCAAGTCGCTCTTGCCATGCTTAAAAGACTCACCGTGGACGAGACCATGGAAGCTTTGACAATGAAACGTTCCGCTGTACTCAAAGCTCGGGCAAAGATACGAAAGGACTTGGAAGATCTGCTTTCATAACGGTCTCAACGCATCGGAGGCGAGAGTTGCTCCGGATAGAGGAAAGGTTTTCCGTCAATGACCGAGGCCCTTTGAAGAAGTTCCCTCTCATCACGACGACACTGCCCTTTACCAACAAGCTTCTCTGTATTCCAGAAATCACCTTTGATCGCTTCCGGCTCTCCATCCGCTGCGTCGAACCTAAATGGACCTTTCAGGCAATTAAACATGTTCCTTCGACGCAGCAATCTGATACCAATACTCCCGCGTGCTAAATGCTGGGACACAATCACTTCTGCCGCGTCAGCAATGCCCGGGTCTATCCGGCGGATGCGAGCAATATTTTCGAGTACCGCGTTTCGGTCGTCAATGAAGTGCCTGAGATCTACGGCCGCATCACCTGGTAACCCCTTGTCAATTAGGTCTACGTTGTCGCCAACCCAGTTCATCTCGTGGGCCTTACGGAACACTTCCTCTAGCAAGCTGACGCAGGTTCTGTTGCACGGTAACCGTACACCAGCACCAGTTGGGCGCTTGGGGTTGGTTACTTTTTGCGGGTTCGGCGGCGGGCGCGGCGAGTTTTCTTGCGGTCGGCGGCTTGGCGACGTTCGTCGTCGCGGTATTGCCGGATCGATTCGGGATGTTCTGCCTTCCAGGCATGGGGCGTCATTGATTGCCAGTCGGTTTCGCCGGATAGCGCACGCCGCAGGACATCATCCAAGTACGCTCGCACGTCCAAGTTGTTGCGGATCGCGCTCCCGATGATTGTCATTAAGTTTGCAGCCCGTTCGCCCGCGGCCACCGAGCCTTTGAACATCCAGTTCTTGCGACCCGTCGCCACCCGCTTCATCAACTGCTCGCAGTCGTTGTTGTCCAGCGGGATCGATACATCTTCGGTAAAACGATGGAGTGCCTCCCAGTGCCGACGGACGTAGGCCGCCGCCATCCCAAGGTTGCTCTTGGGAAGCACCTTCGGTGACTGCATCGCTTCACTGGAAAGATAGGCTTCGATCTGATCCAGAACATGACGTGACAGGCTTTGGCGTCGCGAAAGTTGCTCCGGCGCAGTAAGGTGTTTGCATTGATCCTCCACGTCGTAAAGATTTCCAATCAACGACTCAAGTTTCGCCACTTGGATCGGGAACGCACTGCGGCACTCGTCGATCTTGCGACGCGCATGTGCCCAGCACGCTGCGAAAGTGATTCGCGAGTCGCTTCGTATTTGGATCTTCTGAAATCCCGACCAACAGTCGCCAATCAGGTTACCTTCAAAGTCACTCAGCACGTCGTCCGGACCATCACGGTGACGGCTAACCGTGAAGTCGAAAGCGACAACCGGAAGCCGTGAAGCGTAGTAGCCCCAGAAGTTCGCTTTGATGCTTGGCTTGCCTGTGGTCATCGCCTTCTCGAGGACCTCGGTGATACGTTTACCGCGCGGGTGATCCGATAAGTCCGGCATCGCGGCGGGCGTAATCAACAGCACGCCGGTGTCATCACAGCCAACGGTGGGATCTTGTTTCAGAATGCTCTGCAAGTGCTCGGCGAGCGGACGCAGGGCGAACTCGACGGCCGTTTCGATGTTCTGCAGTGTGCTGCGACTGGGCGTCCAGCCGCTGGCCCCGAACATGTCTTGTTGACGATAGAACGGCAGGTGATAGAAGTACTTCCAGGCCACCACCTCGACACCGATCGAGGCGTCGAAGCGATCCCATTCGACGAGGCCCGTGGGCCGCTCGGGGCTGACGATGCCTTGCGCTTTGTCGGTTGGGTGGACGTATTTGGCATACTTGGTTAGTCGGACTTTGAGATCCGCGGGAACCCACTCCAGCGTTTCAACTTCGTCATAGCCGATCAGGGTCAAGCCTTCGCGTTTTCCTTCGGGCACATCGACGATGCGTTCATAGCGCGGCAAATGTTCGGGGAACTTGCGGTCGCCGGTTGCGGAGCGATTTCGTCGTCGCTTCTTCTTGTCTTCTTCGGCATCGTCAACAATTTGTCGAGCGTCGCAGATCGCTTCTTCGAGTGCGCTGATGACTTCGGGCGTGGGCTCTTCGCCCAAGTCGAAATGCAGCTGGCCGTCACAGTCGATGCGTCGCTCACTCTTGCGACCAAAAAGTTGCTTGAGAAGTTTCTCGATCGTCAGGTTCAGCTCGATGTTCTTCTCGTCGAGTTTGTCACGGTCGGACTTAAGTTCTAAGACGCTGTGGGCTTGTTCCTCAATCAGCTTGTCTTTCAACTCCAGTGCGACGGCTTGTTTTTGAATCAACGCATGAGCAGCATCGAGGTCGGCGGGGAGTGGTTTGGGATCCATGATGGCGACATTATAAAGTTCGCCACCAAAAGCGCAAGTGCGTCCCCACGAAAGTCCAAAAGAAAACCGGCCCCGCGAGAATGTTCTCACGAAGCCGGTTGATGCGAAGTGGAACTGATTGATGCGAAGTGGAACTGGCCGGCCAGACGGCCCTACGCCACCATTCGCTTGCGTCTTGTCTTGGCCGATTTCAGTGAGACGCCTGCGATCCACATGGCCAGTTCGACCGAATCGATCGTGACGTGCGTTTGATCACAGGGAGGCGTTGGCAGCTCGACGGTGCCTTGCTCGAGTCGCCTGTACCACAAGGTCAATCCACCAGTCTCCCACCAGAGGGCTTTGATGCGGTCTCGCTTTCGATTGACAAACAGAAACAGCGAACCGTCGGTGACGCTCTTGCCCAACGAGGTGGTGACGATTCCGGTCAGACCATCAAAGCCTTTTCGAAAGTCGACCGGCTCGGTGCACAGATAGATCGGCATGCCATCAGGCAATCCGATCATGGTTGATCCTTGCGCAGTGGATTCGGCTGAGAATCAGTTGGCACTTCGATACGAATGCGGATGCCACCGGGAAGTTCAATCGTCGCGTTCGCGAGATTGGCTGCGGGAGCGGGGCGATCCGGTGTGGCTTGAAACGAGACGGGCACAAACTTGGCCACGACGGGGACTTTCGGATCCCGCGTCGACCGCAGCTTGCGTTTCCAGTTGTAGAAAGACGGCTGCGAAACACCTTCGGCGGAACAGAATTGAGCGACCGTCATCTGAGCTTGCTCAAATCGTTGCAGACGCTCCGTCCAAAGCTTCGCGGTTTCGGCTCGATTCATAGGGTTCTCCATTGGGAAGCAAGGTAAACCCAATAGCCTAAAACCTGCGCCTACAATGGTTTTGGTGTACGGTTACGTTGCACGGTGCCTCTGTGCGGCACGCAACTGCGACGCGTTTGAACCGCTTGCTCAGGTCAACCGTCAGATCGCCCGCTTCATACCTCAACTGTTTCCATACGTTACGTAGCATATCCCTCTAGGATGCCACAGGACGTTGCCGCAAAGCAAACCAACCCAAATCCCTAAAGTTTTTCAGCGATTTAGGTCATTCGACGATGCAGGACAAGATACCCGTTAGCCTCTATTTCCCCGACATCCCGGCCGCTGATGTCGAACGCATTCATCACATCGTAAGTGACTTCGCGTCGGCGTTGTCGGAAGATGGACTTTGGAATTGCAAAGGGGTTCTCGAACGTACGTACCTAGCTTTCACGAAGGATGGTTCGTCGTCTCGGGCATCCAAGGCAGAACTTCTTGCAGGTCTTCTCGACACTCTCGCTGACCCGCTGATTGATGATCACGACAGGGAGATAACCTGCCAGGATCTGCAAGACTTTTGCCCAGAGCTTCACCGGGATATCGAAAGGATCTACGACCGCCTCGATTGTGTTGGAAAAAAGCCACGCATGATTGCGGGGTTCCGTATTCATTCCGAAATCGATGCCGGTGCCCAGGCCGTTGTCTATAAAGCAGAGTCTTTCGACCATGCCCGTTGCGTTATAAAAGTAGCTAAGCGAGAGACGGTCCAGGGATGGCAGTGTAACCGTACACCAGCACCAGTTGGGCGCTTGGGGTTGGTTACTTTTTGCGGGTTCGGCGGCGGGCGCGGCGAGTTTTCTTGCGGTCGGCGGCTTGGCGACGTTCGTCGTCGCGGTATTGCCGGATCGATTCGGGATGTTCTGCCTTCCAGGCATGGGGCGTCATTGATTGCCAGTCGGTTTCGCCGGATAGCGCACGCCGCAGGACATCATCCAAGTACGCTCGCACGTCCAAGTTGTTGCGGATCGCGCTCCCGATGATTGTCATTAAGTTTGCAGCCCGTTCGCCCGCGGCCACCGAGCCTTTGAACATCCAGTTCTTGCGACCCGTCGCCACCCGCTTCATCAACTGCTCGCAGTCGTTGTTGTCCAGCGGGATCGATACATCTTCGGTAAAACGATGGAGTGCCTCCCAGTGCCGACGGACGTAGGCCGCCGCCATCCCAAGGTTGCTCTTGGGAAGCACCTTCGGTGACTGCATCGCTTCACTGGAAAGATAGGCTTCGATCTGATCCAGAACATGACGTGACAGGCTTTGGCGTCGCGAAAGTTGCTCCGGCGCAGTAAGGTGTTTGCATTGATCCTCCACGTCGTAAAGATTTCCAATCAACGACTCAAGTTTCGCCACTTGGATCGGGAACGCACTGCGGCACTCGTCGATCTTGCGACGCGCATGTGCCCAGCACGCTGCGAAAGTGATTCGCGAGTCGCTTCGTATTTGGATCTTCTGAAATCCCGACCAACAGTCGCCAATCAGGTTACCTTCAAAGTCACTCAGCACGTCGTCCGGACCATCACGGTGACGGCTAACCGTGAAGTCGAAAGCGACAACCGGAAGCCGTGAAGCGTAGTAGCCCCAGAAGTTCGCTTTGATGCTTGGCTTGCCTGTGGTCATCGCCTTCTCGAGGACCTCGGTGATACGTTTACCGCGCGGGTGATCCGATAAGTCCGGCATCGCGGCGGGCGTAATCAACAGCACGCCGGTGTCATCACAGCCAACGGTGGGATCTTGTTTCAGAATGCTCTGCAAGTGCTCGGCGAGCGGACGCAGGGCGAACTCGACGGCCGTTTCGATGTTCTGCAGTGTGCTGCGACTGGGCGTCCAGCCGCTGGCCCCGAACATGTCTTGTTGACGATAGAACGGCAGGTGATAGAAGTACTTCCAGGCCACCACCTCGACACCGATCGAGGCGTCGAAGCGATCCCATTCGACGAGGCCCGTGGGCCGCTCGGGGCTGACGATGCCTTGCGCTTTGTCGGTTGGGTGGACGTATTTGGCATACTTGGTTAGTCGGACTTTGAGATCCGCGGGAACCCACTCCAGCGTTTCAACTTCGTCATAGCCGATCAGGGTCAAGCCTTCGCGTTTTCCTTCGGGCACATCGACGATGCGTTCATAGCGCGGCAAATGTTCGGGGAACTTGCGGTCGCCGGTTGCGGAGCGATTTCGTCGTCGCTTCTTCTTGTCTTCTTCGGCATCGTCAACAATTTGTCGAGCGTCGCAGATCGCTTCTTCGAGTGCGCTGATGACTTCGGGCGTGGGCTCTTCGCCCAAGTCGAAATGCAGCTGGCCGTCACAGTCGATGCGTCGCTCACTCTTGCGACCAAAAAGTTGCTTGAGAAGTTTCTCGATCGTCAGGTTCAG
Protein-coding regions in this window:
- a CDS encoding replication initiator protein A, whose protein sequence is MNEVSESVKDRSPLLPDRHPTPDLFICDIVDAAPKGDMASMEHPVFSLSTKPDLRVRRYDHNQSWIEIKPSADGLATIHDRDILIYCISQLVAAMNEGRELSQNVRFKGIELLTATNRMTTGRGYDLLRSALERLAGTRISTNILTGDKEIIRGFGLIDSYEIVRETRDGRMQEVEIKLSDWVFNAIRSREVLTLHRDYFRLRRPIERRLYELGRKHCGRQREWRISLDLLRKKCGSGSTLKEFKRLIGKVISDDEKNNHMPDYRIRFDDQSTSRADIVIFESRGSIPAIGKNGGKPVVVPPLDPDTYHAARLAAPGWDVYELERQWRSWLVMSDAEAPRKHDAAFLGFCRKWQSRKQSPANSTPGQSWGSKG
- a CDS encoding DUF5615 family PIN-like protein → MTQAAIQFHLDECIPERVAHGLRRLDRECTTTHEAELRGATDLDHVEYCRKHAKVLVTRDRDFLRIADQGHEHAGIIFWTEKHPPSQLVRDIDALCFQTTLAELRNAVIYV
- a CDS encoding IS66 family transposase, which produces MDPKPLPADLDAAHALIQKQAVALELKDKLIEEQAHSVLELKSDRDKLDEKNIELNLTIEKLLKQLFGRKSERRIDCDGQLHFDLGEEPTPEVISALEEAICDARQIVDDAEEDKKKRRRNRSATGDRKFPEHLPRYERIVDVPEGKREGLTLIGYDEVETLEWVPADLKVRLTKYAKYVHPTDKAQGIVSPERPTGLVEWDRFDASIGVEVVAWKYFYHLPFYRQQDMFGASGWTPSRSTLQNIETAVEFALRPLAEHLQSILKQDPTVGCDDTGVLLITPAAMPDLSDHPRGKRITEVLEKAMTTGKPSIKANFWGYYASRLPVVAFDFTVSRHRDGPDDVLSDFEGNLIGDCWSGFQKIQIRSDSRITFAACWAHARRKIDECRSAFPIQVAKLESLIGNLYDVEDQCKHLTAPEQLSRRQSLSRHVLDQIEAYLSSEAMQSPKVLPKSNLGMAAAYVRRHWEALHRFTEDVSIPLDNNDCEQLMKRVATGRKNWMFKGSVAAGERAANLMTIIGSAIRNNLDVRAYLDDVLRRALSGETDWQSMTPHAWKAEHPESIRQYRDDERRQAADRKKTRRARRRTRKK
- a CDS encoding DUF433 domain-containing protein produces the protein MFGAQLAKVAVPFSPSLLLAIYFDSLAFLLYGRIMTDLIDRYIEIRSNRAGDPRAFIRGTRLRVQDIVIDHQRFGHTAEQIASDYDFISVAQVHAALAYYFENREQIQKAIRDDESLSDLMSGTGHSVAVRWPFVARSHDASGDPVSP
- a CDS encoding IS66 family transposase, which produces MDPKPLPADLDAAHALIQKQAVALELKDKLIEEQAHSVLELKSDRDKLDEKNIELNLTIEKLLKQLFGRKSERRIDCDGQLHFDLGEEPTPEVISALEEAICDARQIVDDAEEDKKKRRRNRSATGDRKFPEHLPRYERIVDVPEGKREGLTLIGYDEVETLEWVPADLKVRLTKYAKYVHPTDKAQGIVSPERPTGLVEWDRFDASIGVEVVAWKYFYHLPFYRQQDMFGASGWTPSRSTLQNIETAVEFALRPLAEHLQSILKQDPTVGCDDTGVLLITPAAMPDLSDHPRGKRITEVLEKAMTTGKPSIKANFWGYYASRLPVVAFDFTVSRHRDGPDDVLSDFEGNLIGDCWSGFQKIQIRSDSRITFAACWAHARRKIDECRSAFPIQVAKLESLIGNLYDVEDQCKHLTAPEQLSRRQSLSRHVLDQIEAYLSSEAMQSPKVLPKSNLGMAAAYVRRHWEALHRFTEDVSIPLDNNDCEQLMKRVATGRKNWMFKGSVAAGERAANLMTIIGSAIRNNLDVRAYLDDVLRRALSGETDWQSMTPHAWKAEHPESIRQYRDDERRQAADRKKTRRARRRTRKK
- the tnpA gene encoding IS66 family insertion sequence element accessory protein TnpA, with product MNRAETAKLWTERLQRFEQAQMTVAQFCSAEGVSQPSFYNWKRKLRSTRDPKVPVVAKFVPVSFQATPDRPAPAANLANATIELPGGIRIRIEVPTDSQPNPLRKDQP
- the tnpB gene encoding IS66 family insertion sequence element accessory protein TnpB (TnpB, as the term is used for proteins encoded by IS66 family insertion elements, is considered an accessory protein, since TnpC, encoded by a neighboring gene, is a DDE family transposase.) — translated: MIGLPDGMPIYLCTEPVDFRKGFDGLTGIVTTSLGKSVTDGSLFLFVNRKRDRIKALWWETGGLTLWYRRLEQGTVELPTPPCDQTHVTIDSVELAMWIAGVSLKSAKTRRKRMVA